A region of Vitis riparia cultivar Riparia Gloire de Montpellier isolate 1030 chromosome 12, EGFV_Vit.rip_1.0, whole genome shotgun sequence DNA encodes the following proteins:
- the LOC117925828 gene encoding disease resistance protein At4g27190-like isoform X1 translates to MEVCLWSATTRFGDGDVLSGWRTVGFECIQCMSLEAISLQVSPVLSFARKLKALKDDLKHGLERSKINITGPSTQLEDDRTVHERIKQSVEILNRMKDIVCLIISYPPMSLVNGESYKRNQYKWVRDILKINDVVREMEAPSKKKEIDAFKLENRISTLMTHYMDEIEPLFPQVVIAKSFSGIYVERHGQIMPTPKRMYDLAVDFAIREILQHIEYPKIQKIGISGSHGETIISELWGKLQECCIFDHVIDVEVSRCSTIEEIRFSIERELFPSTSGERKLDETLKGTNFFILLHEVGERVNLYDMGTNWWNSKKIQKIVYTTNSQHVDDVTAVGVEIRMENHLLSWELFCVNVGEVVHSSGIQRLAINVVEKCCGHLLAVVIMARALKDVNDVLIWEYASYTLGLQHRSQTKDRVLFNALAFMWGHSGSTNKYLQYCVDMENWGQMEKVHLIEEWITSGLVGTFDEGEQIVGDLVNAFLLESFQYGDSNFVRMRREIHEELLNFLRFESCSPFLRLGGWGLTEPPKDEAWEKASEMHLMNNKLSELPTSPHGSQLKVLFLQSNHLLRAIPPIFFEGLPVLQILDLSYTRIRSLPQSLFKLFELRIFFLRGCELLMELPPEVGKLGNLEVLNLEGTKIINLPIDVERLTKLKCLNVSFHGYRKNQSSTLIPRNVIQQLFQLQELRIDVNPDDEQWNATMEDIVKEVCSLKQLEALKIYLPQVAPLDHFMRNGTSSVYTSLVHFRFVVGSHHSRIISRLPNELAIKFELQARSLKYVNGEGIPSQIKEVLQHCTALFLDRHLTLTKLSEFGIGNMKKLEFCVLGECYKIETIVDGAENCKQQEDDGDVYGENILGSLQFLRLHYMKNLVSIWKGPVWRGCLSSLKSLALHECPQLTTIFTLGLLENLNSLEELVAEWCPEINSIVTLEDPAEHRPFPLRTYLPNLRKISLHYVPKLVNISSGLRIAPKLEWMSFYNCPRLETLSDMEVCCNGIKVIIGEADWWSTLKRSSYFGLAQWHNVFVPIKSDADLATQIEEIENQLLAERQERKPSQQSGEAERQQRKPSQQSGEAERQQRKPSQQSGEAERQERKPSQQSGSGGFMEALAFVATTASKKMKIRMALEAAAVETAVTDVYRDGRSLLSWSGRKFGYWKNLKRNHEDLMQKARELWELSNGIREGISQNRIKLDAAEWIVKVEMNESEVIELDTKYNDRKNHPWKLFRFWKGASLSKDMAEVQASS, encoded by the exons ATGGAGGTCTGCTTATGGTCTGCGACTACAA GATTTGGAGATGGAGATGTTCTTTCAGGTTGGAGAACAGTAGGCTTCGAGTGCATACAGTGCATGAGTTTGGAGGCTATCAGTTTACAGGTCTCTCCAGTTTTGTCCTTTGCTAGAAAGTTGAAGGCTCTGAAAGATGATCTGAAACATGGACTAGAGAG AAGCAAAATCAATATAACTGGGCCTTCCACACAGTTAGAAGATGACAGGACTGTCCACGAAAGAATCAAGCAGAGTGTTGAGATATTGAACAGGATGAAGGATATTGTGTGCCTTATTATATCTTATCCTCCTATGAGCTTGGTGAACGGAGAAAGCTACAAGCGGAATCAATATAAGTGGGTTCGGGACATTTTGAAGATCAATGATGTGGTGAGAGAAATGGAAGCACCTTCAAAGAAGAAAGAGATCGATGCTTTTAAGTTAGAGAATCGAATCAGTACACTGATGACTCATTACATGGATGAAATTGAACCTTTATTTCCCCAAGTTGTGATTGCGAAGAGCTTTAGCGGGATTTATGTAGAAAGGCATGGCCAAATAATGCCTACGCCAAAAAGAATGTATGATTTGGCAGTAGACTTTGCTATTCGTGAAATTTTACAACATATAGAATACCCTAAAATTCAGAAGATTGGGATTTCAGGAAGCCATGGAGAAACAATTATTTCAGAATTGTGGGGCAAACTACAGGAATGTTGTATATTTGATCATGTCATTGATGTTGAGGTCTCAAGATGTTCCACCATTGAAGAGATTAGATTTTCAATTGAACGGGAGTTGTTTCCCTCCACATCAGGAGAACGGAAATTAGATGAAACACTGAAAGGCACAAACTTCTTCATCCTTCTTCATGAGGTTGGTGAAAGGGTAAATCTTTATGACATGGGGACCAACTGGTGGAActcaaagaaaattcaaaaaatagtttatacAACTAATTCTCAGCATGTTGATGACGTAACAGCAGTGGGTGTAGAGATCAGGATGGAGAATCATCTGTTATCATGGGAATTGTTCTGTGTGAATGTTGGGGAAGTTGTGCACTCTTCAGGGATCCAACGCCTTGCCATAAATGTGGTTGAAAAGTGTTGTGGCCATTTACTCGCTGTTGTTATAATGGCAAGAGCTTTGAAAGACGTGAATGATGTTTTGATCTGGGAATATGCATCTTATACACTAGGATTGCAGCACAGATCTCAGACAAAAGATAGAGTCTTATTTAATGCATTGGCATTCATGTGGGGCCATTCAGGTTCGACAAACAAGTATTTACAATACTGTGTAGACATGGAGAATTGGGGACAGATGGAGAAAGTGCATTTGATTGAAGAGTGGATCACAAGCGGCTTGGTAGGAACATTTGATGAAGGTGAACAGATTGTGGGGGATCTTGTCAATGCCTTCTTGTTAGAGAGTTTTCAGTATGGAGATTCTAATTTTGTCCGAATGCGAAGGGAAATTCATGAGGAGTTATTAAACTTCTTAAGATTTGAATCATGTTCACCCTTTCTTAGGCTGGGTGGATGGGGACTAACTGAACCACCAAAAGATGAGGCATGGGAAAAGGCCAGTGAGATgcatttgatgaataataaactTTCAGAGCTACCAACGAGTCCTCATGGCTCACAACTCAAAGTGTTGTTTTTGCAGTCCAATCACCTTTTAAGAGCTATTCCTCCGATATTCTTTGAAGGCTTGCCTGTCCTCCAAATTCTAGACTTGTCCTACACTAGAATCAGATCTTTACCACAATCTCTCTTTAAGTTATTCGAACTtcgaattttctttttaagaggcTGTGAACTTTTAATGGAGCTGCCACCTGAAGTTGGAAAACTCGGGAATCTTGAGGTGCTCAATCTTGAAGGCACTAAAATTATAAACCTACCCATAGATGTTGAAAGACTGACAAAGTTGAAATGCTTGAACGTGTCATTTCATGGATACAGAAAAAATCAGTCATCCACACTCATTCCTCGGAATGTGATACAACAATTGTTTCAATTGCAAGAGTTAAGGATAGATGTGAACCCTGATGATGAACAATGGAATGCGACCATGGAAGATATTGTAAAGGAAGTGTGCAGCTTAAAACAGTTGGAGgctctaaaaatttatttgccACAAGTTGCACCGCTTGATCACTTTATGAGGAATGGAACTTCGTCGGTATACACATCATTAGTCCACTTTAGATTTGTTGTTGGCAGTCATCACAGCCGCATTATATCTCGATTGCCCAATGAACTTGCAATTAAATTTGAACTCCAGGCAAGGAGCCTGAAGTATGTGAATGGTGAAGGCATTCCAAGTCAAATCAAGGAGGTACTCCAGCATTGCACCGCTTTGTTCCTGGATCGCCATTTAACTCTCACCAAGCTATCTGAATTTGGGATTGGAAATATGAAGAAGCTGGAATTTTGTGTATTGGGGGAATGTTACAAGATTGAAACCATTGTGGATGGAGCAGAAAATTGTAAACAACAAGAAGATGATGGAGATGTTTATGGAGAAAATATACTTGGATCTCTACAATTCTTAAGGCTTCATTATATGAAGAATTTAGTGAGCATCTGGAAGGGACCAGTTTGGAGGGGTTGCCTATCTAGTCTAAAGTCCTTGGCATTGCATGAATGCCCACAGCTGACTACCATTTTTACTTTGGGTTTGCTTGAAAATCTCAACAGCTTAGAGGAGCTTGTGGCTGAATGGTGCCCTGAAATCAACAGCATAGTGACCCTTGAAGATCCTGCTGAACATAGACCATTCCCCTTGAGAACATATCTCCCTAATTTGAGGAAGATATCACTTCATTACGTGCCTAAATTGGTCAACATTTCAAGTGGTTTACGCATTGCACCAAAACTAGAATGGATGAGCTTCTATAACTGTCCACGCCTTGAAACTCTGTCTGATATGGAAGTCTGTTGTAATGGTATAAAGGTGATCATAGGAGAGGCAGACTGGTGGAGTACATTGAAGAGGAGTTCATATTTTGGACTTGCTCAGTGGCATAATGTATTTGTCCCCATTAAAAGTGATGCAGATTTGGCAACTCAGATAGAAGAAATTGAGAATCAGCTTCTTGCTGAGAGGCAAGAAAGAAAGCCTTCTCAACAGTCAGGTGAAGCTGAGAGGCAACAGAGAAAGCCTTCTCAACAGTCAGGTGAAGCTGAGAGGCAACAGAGAAAGCCTTCCCAACAGTCAGGTGAAGCTGAGAGGCAAGAAAGAAAGCCTTCTCAACAGTCAG GTTCTGGTGGCTTCATGGAGGCCCTTGCATTTGTGGCCACAACTGcctcaaagaaaatgaaaat
- the LOC117925828 gene encoding disease resistance protein At4g27190-like isoform X6: MEVCLWSATTRFGDGDVLSGWRTVGFECIQCMSLEAISLQVSPVLSFARKLKALKDDLKHGLERSKINITGPSTQLEDDRTVHERIKQSVEILNRMKDIVCLIISYPPMSLVNGESYKRNQYKWVRDILKINDVVREMEAPSKKKEIDAFKLENRISTLMTHYMDEIEPLFPQVVIAKSFSGIYVERHGQIMPTPKRMYDLAVDFAIREILQHIEYPKIQKIGISGSHGETIISELWGKLQECCIFDHVIDVEVSRCSTIEEIRFSIERELFPSTSGERKLDETLKGTNFFILLHEVGERVNLYDMGTNWWNSKKIQKIVYTTNSQHVDDVTAVGVEIRMENHLLSWELFCVNVGEVVHSSGIQRLAINVVEKCCGHLLAVVIMARALKDVNDVLIWEYASYTLGLQHRSQTKDRVLFNALAFMWGHSGSTNKYLQYCVDMENWGQMEKVHLIEEWITSGLVGTFDEGEQIVGDLVNAFLLESFQYGDSNFVRMRREIHEELLNFLRFESCSPFLRLGGWGLTEPPKDEAWEKASEMHLMNNKLSELPTSPHGSQLKVLFLQSNHLLRAIPPIFFEGLPVLQILDLSYTRIRSLPQSLFKLFELRIFFLRGCELLMELPPEVGKLGNLEVLNLEGTKIINLPIDVERLTKLKCLNVSFHGYRKNQSSTLIPRNVIQQLFQLQELRIDVNPDDEQWNATMEDIVKEVCSLKQLEALKIYLPQVAPLDHFMRNGTSSVYTSLVHFRFVVGSHHSRIISRLPNELAIKFELQARSLKYVNGEGIPSQIKEVLQHCTALFLDRHLTLTKLSEFGIGNMKKLEFCVLGECYKIETIVDGAENCKQQEDDGDVYGENILGSLQFLRLHYMKNLVSIWKGPVWRGCLSSLKSLALHECPQLTTIFTLGLLENLNSLEELVAEWCPEINSIVTLEDPAEHRPFPLRTYLPNLRKISLHYVPKLVNISSGLRIAPKLEWMSFYNCPRLETLSDMEVCCNGIKVIIGEADWWSTLKRSSYFGLAQWHNVFVPIKSDADLATQIEEIENQLLAERQERKPSQQSGSGGFMEALAFVATTASKKMKMIWRWRCSFRLENSRLRVHTVHEFGGYQFTGLSSFVLC; the protein is encoded by the exons ATGGAGGTCTGCTTATGGTCTGCGACTACAA GATTTGGAGATGGAGATGTTCTTTCAGGTTGGAGAACAGTAGGCTTCGAGTGCATACAGTGCATGAGTTTGGAGGCTATCAGTTTACAGGTCTCTCCAGTTTTGTCCTTTGCTAGAAAGTTGAAGGCTCTGAAAGATGATCTGAAACATGGACTAGAGAG AAGCAAAATCAATATAACTGGGCCTTCCACACAGTTAGAAGATGACAGGACTGTCCACGAAAGAATCAAGCAGAGTGTTGAGATATTGAACAGGATGAAGGATATTGTGTGCCTTATTATATCTTATCCTCCTATGAGCTTGGTGAACGGAGAAAGCTACAAGCGGAATCAATATAAGTGGGTTCGGGACATTTTGAAGATCAATGATGTGGTGAGAGAAATGGAAGCACCTTCAAAGAAGAAAGAGATCGATGCTTTTAAGTTAGAGAATCGAATCAGTACACTGATGACTCATTACATGGATGAAATTGAACCTTTATTTCCCCAAGTTGTGATTGCGAAGAGCTTTAGCGGGATTTATGTAGAAAGGCATGGCCAAATAATGCCTACGCCAAAAAGAATGTATGATTTGGCAGTAGACTTTGCTATTCGTGAAATTTTACAACATATAGAATACCCTAAAATTCAGAAGATTGGGATTTCAGGAAGCCATGGAGAAACAATTATTTCAGAATTGTGGGGCAAACTACAGGAATGTTGTATATTTGATCATGTCATTGATGTTGAGGTCTCAAGATGTTCCACCATTGAAGAGATTAGATTTTCAATTGAACGGGAGTTGTTTCCCTCCACATCAGGAGAACGGAAATTAGATGAAACACTGAAAGGCACAAACTTCTTCATCCTTCTTCATGAGGTTGGTGAAAGGGTAAATCTTTATGACATGGGGACCAACTGGTGGAActcaaagaaaattcaaaaaatagtttatacAACTAATTCTCAGCATGTTGATGACGTAACAGCAGTGGGTGTAGAGATCAGGATGGAGAATCATCTGTTATCATGGGAATTGTTCTGTGTGAATGTTGGGGAAGTTGTGCACTCTTCAGGGATCCAACGCCTTGCCATAAATGTGGTTGAAAAGTGTTGTGGCCATTTACTCGCTGTTGTTATAATGGCAAGAGCTTTGAAAGACGTGAATGATGTTTTGATCTGGGAATATGCATCTTATACACTAGGATTGCAGCACAGATCTCAGACAAAAGATAGAGTCTTATTTAATGCATTGGCATTCATGTGGGGCCATTCAGGTTCGACAAACAAGTATTTACAATACTGTGTAGACATGGAGAATTGGGGACAGATGGAGAAAGTGCATTTGATTGAAGAGTGGATCACAAGCGGCTTGGTAGGAACATTTGATGAAGGTGAACAGATTGTGGGGGATCTTGTCAATGCCTTCTTGTTAGAGAGTTTTCAGTATGGAGATTCTAATTTTGTCCGAATGCGAAGGGAAATTCATGAGGAGTTATTAAACTTCTTAAGATTTGAATCATGTTCACCCTTTCTTAGGCTGGGTGGATGGGGACTAACTGAACCACCAAAAGATGAGGCATGGGAAAAGGCCAGTGAGATgcatttgatgaataataaactTTCAGAGCTACCAACGAGTCCTCATGGCTCACAACTCAAAGTGTTGTTTTTGCAGTCCAATCACCTTTTAAGAGCTATTCCTCCGATATTCTTTGAAGGCTTGCCTGTCCTCCAAATTCTAGACTTGTCCTACACTAGAATCAGATCTTTACCACAATCTCTCTTTAAGTTATTCGAACTtcgaattttctttttaagaggcTGTGAACTTTTAATGGAGCTGCCACCTGAAGTTGGAAAACTCGGGAATCTTGAGGTGCTCAATCTTGAAGGCACTAAAATTATAAACCTACCCATAGATGTTGAAAGACTGACAAAGTTGAAATGCTTGAACGTGTCATTTCATGGATACAGAAAAAATCAGTCATCCACACTCATTCCTCGGAATGTGATACAACAATTGTTTCAATTGCAAGAGTTAAGGATAGATGTGAACCCTGATGATGAACAATGGAATGCGACCATGGAAGATATTGTAAAGGAAGTGTGCAGCTTAAAACAGTTGGAGgctctaaaaatttatttgccACAAGTTGCACCGCTTGATCACTTTATGAGGAATGGAACTTCGTCGGTATACACATCATTAGTCCACTTTAGATTTGTTGTTGGCAGTCATCACAGCCGCATTATATCTCGATTGCCCAATGAACTTGCAATTAAATTTGAACTCCAGGCAAGGAGCCTGAAGTATGTGAATGGTGAAGGCATTCCAAGTCAAATCAAGGAGGTACTCCAGCATTGCACCGCTTTGTTCCTGGATCGCCATTTAACTCTCACCAAGCTATCTGAATTTGGGATTGGAAATATGAAGAAGCTGGAATTTTGTGTATTGGGGGAATGTTACAAGATTGAAACCATTGTGGATGGAGCAGAAAATTGTAAACAACAAGAAGATGATGGAGATGTTTATGGAGAAAATATACTTGGATCTCTACAATTCTTAAGGCTTCATTATATGAAGAATTTAGTGAGCATCTGGAAGGGACCAGTTTGGAGGGGTTGCCTATCTAGTCTAAAGTCCTTGGCATTGCATGAATGCCCACAGCTGACTACCATTTTTACTTTGGGTTTGCTTGAAAATCTCAACAGCTTAGAGGAGCTTGTGGCTGAATGGTGCCCTGAAATCAACAGCATAGTGACCCTTGAAGATCCTGCTGAACATAGACCATTCCCCTTGAGAACATATCTCCCTAATTTGAGGAAGATATCACTTCATTACGTGCCTAAATTGGTCAACATTTCAAGTGGTTTACGCATTGCACCAAAACTAGAATGGATGAGCTTCTATAACTGTCCACGCCTTGAAACTCTGTCTGATATGGAAGTCTGTTGTAATGGTATAAAGGTGATCATAGGAGAGGCAGACTGGTGGAGTACATTGAAGAGGAGTTCATATTTTGGACTTGCTCAGTGGCATAATGTATTTGTCCCCATTAAAAGTGATGCAGATTTGGCAACTCAGATAGAAGAAATTGAGAATCAGCTTCTTGCTGAGAGGCAAGAAAGAAAGCCTTCTCAACAGTCAG GTTCTGGTGGCTTCATGGAGGCCCTTGCATTTGTGGCCACAACTGcctcaaagaaaatgaaaat
- the LOC117925828 gene encoding disease resistance protein At4g27190-like isoform X4: MEVCLWSATTRFGDGDVLSGWRTVGFECIQCMSLEAISLQVSPVLSFARKLKALKDDLKHGLERSKINITGPSTQLEDDRTVHERIKQSVEILNRMKDIVCLIISYPPMSLVNGESYKRNQYKWVRDILKINDVVREMEAPSKKKEIDAFKLENRISTLMTHYMDEIEPLFPQVVIAKSFSGIYVERHGQIMPTPKRMYDLAVDFAIREILQHIEYPKIQKIGISGSHGETIISELWGKLQECCIFDHVIDVEVSRCSTIEEIRFSIERELFPSTSGERKLDETLKGTNFFILLHEVGERVNLYDMGTNWWNSKKIQKIVYTTNSQHVDDVTAVGVEIRMENHLLSWELFCVNVGEVVHSSGIQRLAINVVEKCCGHLLAVVIMARALKDVNDVLIWEYASYTLGLQHRSQTKDRVLFNALAFMWGHSGSTNKYLQYCVDMENWGQMEKVHLIEEWITSGLVGTFDEGEQIVGDLVNAFLLESFQYGDSNFVRMRREIHEELLNFLRFESCSPFLRLGGWGLTEPPKDEAWEKASEMHLMNNKLSELPTSPHGSQLKVLFLQSNHLLRAIPPIFFEGLPVLQILDLSYTRIRSLPQSLFKLFELRIFFLRGCELLMELPPEVGKLGNLEVLNLEGTKIINLPIDVERLTKLKCLNVSFHGYRKNQSSTLIPRNVIQQLFQLQELRIDVNPDDEQWNATMEDIVKEVCSLKQLEALKIYLPQVAPLDHFMRNGTSSVYTSLVHFRFVVGSHHSRIISRLPNELAIKFELQARSLKYVNGEGIPSQIKEVLQHCTALFLDRHLTLTKLSEFGIGNMKKLEFCVLGECYKIETIVDGAENCKQQEDDGDVYGENILGSLQFLRLHYMKNLVSIWKGPVWRGCLSSLKSLALHECPQLTTIFTLGLLENLNSLEELVAEWCPEINSIVTLEDPAEHRPFPLRTYLPNLRKISLHYVPKLVNISSGLRIAPKLEWMSFYNCPRLETLSDMEVCCNGIKVIIGEADWWSTLKRSSYFGLAQWHNVFVPIKSDADLATQIEEIENQLLAERQERKPSQQSGEAERQQRKPSQQSGEAERQQRKPSQQSGEAERQERKPSQQSGSGGFMEALAFVATTASKKMKISWRLMAREAIFIFFMFIILVLLNNYTIAPKEKMETMTLL, translated from the exons ATGGAGGTCTGCTTATGGTCTGCGACTACAA GATTTGGAGATGGAGATGTTCTTTCAGGTTGGAGAACAGTAGGCTTCGAGTGCATACAGTGCATGAGTTTGGAGGCTATCAGTTTACAGGTCTCTCCAGTTTTGTCCTTTGCTAGAAAGTTGAAGGCTCTGAAAGATGATCTGAAACATGGACTAGAGAG AAGCAAAATCAATATAACTGGGCCTTCCACACAGTTAGAAGATGACAGGACTGTCCACGAAAGAATCAAGCAGAGTGTTGAGATATTGAACAGGATGAAGGATATTGTGTGCCTTATTATATCTTATCCTCCTATGAGCTTGGTGAACGGAGAAAGCTACAAGCGGAATCAATATAAGTGGGTTCGGGACATTTTGAAGATCAATGATGTGGTGAGAGAAATGGAAGCACCTTCAAAGAAGAAAGAGATCGATGCTTTTAAGTTAGAGAATCGAATCAGTACACTGATGACTCATTACATGGATGAAATTGAACCTTTATTTCCCCAAGTTGTGATTGCGAAGAGCTTTAGCGGGATTTATGTAGAAAGGCATGGCCAAATAATGCCTACGCCAAAAAGAATGTATGATTTGGCAGTAGACTTTGCTATTCGTGAAATTTTACAACATATAGAATACCCTAAAATTCAGAAGATTGGGATTTCAGGAAGCCATGGAGAAACAATTATTTCAGAATTGTGGGGCAAACTACAGGAATGTTGTATATTTGATCATGTCATTGATGTTGAGGTCTCAAGATGTTCCACCATTGAAGAGATTAGATTTTCAATTGAACGGGAGTTGTTTCCCTCCACATCAGGAGAACGGAAATTAGATGAAACACTGAAAGGCACAAACTTCTTCATCCTTCTTCATGAGGTTGGTGAAAGGGTAAATCTTTATGACATGGGGACCAACTGGTGGAActcaaagaaaattcaaaaaatagtttatacAACTAATTCTCAGCATGTTGATGACGTAACAGCAGTGGGTGTAGAGATCAGGATGGAGAATCATCTGTTATCATGGGAATTGTTCTGTGTGAATGTTGGGGAAGTTGTGCACTCTTCAGGGATCCAACGCCTTGCCATAAATGTGGTTGAAAAGTGTTGTGGCCATTTACTCGCTGTTGTTATAATGGCAAGAGCTTTGAAAGACGTGAATGATGTTTTGATCTGGGAATATGCATCTTATACACTAGGATTGCAGCACAGATCTCAGACAAAAGATAGAGTCTTATTTAATGCATTGGCATTCATGTGGGGCCATTCAGGTTCGACAAACAAGTATTTACAATACTGTGTAGACATGGAGAATTGGGGACAGATGGAGAAAGTGCATTTGATTGAAGAGTGGATCACAAGCGGCTTGGTAGGAACATTTGATGAAGGTGAACAGATTGTGGGGGATCTTGTCAATGCCTTCTTGTTAGAGAGTTTTCAGTATGGAGATTCTAATTTTGTCCGAATGCGAAGGGAAATTCATGAGGAGTTATTAAACTTCTTAAGATTTGAATCATGTTCACCCTTTCTTAGGCTGGGTGGATGGGGACTAACTGAACCACCAAAAGATGAGGCATGGGAAAAGGCCAGTGAGATgcatttgatgaataataaactTTCAGAGCTACCAACGAGTCCTCATGGCTCACAACTCAAAGTGTTGTTTTTGCAGTCCAATCACCTTTTAAGAGCTATTCCTCCGATATTCTTTGAAGGCTTGCCTGTCCTCCAAATTCTAGACTTGTCCTACACTAGAATCAGATCTTTACCACAATCTCTCTTTAAGTTATTCGAACTtcgaattttctttttaagaggcTGTGAACTTTTAATGGAGCTGCCACCTGAAGTTGGAAAACTCGGGAATCTTGAGGTGCTCAATCTTGAAGGCACTAAAATTATAAACCTACCCATAGATGTTGAAAGACTGACAAAGTTGAAATGCTTGAACGTGTCATTTCATGGATACAGAAAAAATCAGTCATCCACACTCATTCCTCGGAATGTGATACAACAATTGTTTCAATTGCAAGAGTTAAGGATAGATGTGAACCCTGATGATGAACAATGGAATGCGACCATGGAAGATATTGTAAAGGAAGTGTGCAGCTTAAAACAGTTGGAGgctctaaaaatttatttgccACAAGTTGCACCGCTTGATCACTTTATGAGGAATGGAACTTCGTCGGTATACACATCATTAGTCCACTTTAGATTTGTTGTTGGCAGTCATCACAGCCGCATTATATCTCGATTGCCCAATGAACTTGCAATTAAATTTGAACTCCAGGCAAGGAGCCTGAAGTATGTGAATGGTGAAGGCATTCCAAGTCAAATCAAGGAGGTACTCCAGCATTGCACCGCTTTGTTCCTGGATCGCCATTTAACTCTCACCAAGCTATCTGAATTTGGGATTGGAAATATGAAGAAGCTGGAATTTTGTGTATTGGGGGAATGTTACAAGATTGAAACCATTGTGGATGGAGCAGAAAATTGTAAACAACAAGAAGATGATGGAGATGTTTATGGAGAAAATATACTTGGATCTCTACAATTCTTAAGGCTTCATTATATGAAGAATTTAGTGAGCATCTGGAAGGGACCAGTTTGGAGGGGTTGCCTATCTAGTCTAAAGTCCTTGGCATTGCATGAATGCCCACAGCTGACTACCATTTTTACTTTGGGTTTGCTTGAAAATCTCAACAGCTTAGAGGAGCTTGTGGCTGAATGGTGCCCTGAAATCAACAGCATAGTGACCCTTGAAGATCCTGCTGAACATAGACCATTCCCCTTGAGAACATATCTCCCTAATTTGAGGAAGATATCACTTCATTACGTGCCTAAATTGGTCAACATTTCAAGTGGTTTACGCATTGCACCAAAACTAGAATGGATGAGCTTCTATAACTGTCCACGCCTTGAAACTCTGTCTGATATGGAAGTCTGTTGTAATGGTATAAAGGTGATCATAGGAGAGGCAGACTGGTGGAGTACATTGAAGAGGAGTTCATATTTTGGACTTGCTCAGTGGCATAATGTATTTGTCCCCATTAAAAGTGATGCAGATTTGGCAACTCAGATAGAAGAAATTGAGAATCAGCTTCTTGCTGAGAGGCAAGAAAGAAAGCCTTCTCAACAGTCAGGTGAAGCTGAGAGGCAACAGAGAAAGCCTTCTCAACAGTCAGGTGAAGCTGAGAGGCAACAGAGAAAGCCTTCCCAACAGTCAGGTGAAGCTGAGAGGCAAGAAAGAAAGCCTTCTCAACAGTCAG GTTCTGGTGGCTTCATGGAGGCCCTTGCATTTGTGGCCACAACTGcctcaaagaaaatgaaaat